In Streptomyces violaceusniger Tu 4113, one DNA window encodes the following:
- a CDS encoding MFS transporter, translated as MSGTTTARTRRTAGVPRQWRGTEAGGGAHRWVVLLVLCVSLLLVAVDATVLHVAVPAVTEDLRPGAMELLWIVDIYPLVCASLLILFGTLGDRVGRRRVLLLGYGLFGAASALAAFAPSPQILIVARALLGVGGAMIMPATLSILRQVFPDRRERALAIGVWSAVAAVGAAVGPLLGGFLVENFWWGSVFLVNLPLMIVALPVGRWLLPESTGDRNGPWDVLGAVMAACGLFCVVFGVKRMGSGADPLDAVTTAPLLFGVVLLVLFVRRQRRRTHPLVDLKLFARPAFSISVGCIVLALLALVGLELIAAQYLQLVLGLTPLETGLRLLPLTFAAMAAGLVGSRMLQWLGPRLMVVIGFALTALAVLSLTAMGQADRPAVLVGGFIVLGFGLETTLFSAYESMLNEASAGSAGGAAAIGETSYQLGAGIGIALLGSVMNAAYKPGVSSVPGVPASASSDASQSLGAAYKVSDRIGGHTGEALRSAARGAFVHGLHVTLAVSAVLLLMGALAALRLPKVMECAADDEEPAQGPDQRAPGGTDTPARRDRAAVAAES; from the coding sequence ATGTCCGGGACGACCACGGCCCGCACTCGGCGGACGGCGGGCGTTCCCCGGCAATGGCGCGGCACCGAGGCGGGCGGCGGGGCGCACCGCTGGGTCGTGCTCCTTGTGCTCTGCGTCAGCCTGCTGCTCGTCGCCGTGGACGCGACCGTGCTGCATGTCGCGGTCCCGGCCGTGACCGAGGATCTGCGCCCCGGCGCGATGGAACTGCTGTGGATCGTGGACATCTACCCACTGGTCTGCGCCTCGCTGCTGATCCTCTTCGGCACCCTCGGCGACCGTGTCGGCAGACGGCGCGTCCTGCTGCTCGGCTACGGGCTCTTCGGCGCCGCCTCCGCGCTCGCCGCCTTCGCCCCCAGCCCCCAGATCCTCATCGTGGCCCGTGCCCTGCTGGGTGTCGGCGGCGCGATGATCATGCCCGCGACGCTGTCGATCCTGCGCCAGGTCTTCCCGGACCGCCGGGAGCGGGCGCTGGCCATCGGCGTCTGGAGCGCGGTCGCCGCCGTCGGCGCGGCCGTGGGCCCGCTGCTCGGCGGCTTCCTGGTGGAGAACTTCTGGTGGGGCTCGGTCTTCCTGGTCAACCTGCCCCTGATGATCGTGGCGCTGCCCGTCGGCCGCTGGCTGCTGCCGGAGTCCACCGGCGACCGGAACGGGCCCTGGGACGTGCTGGGCGCGGTCATGGCCGCGTGCGGGCTGTTCTGTGTCGTCTTCGGCGTCAAGCGGATGGGCAGCGGCGCGGACCCGCTGGACGCCGTGACCACCGCCCCGCTGCTGTTCGGGGTGGTGCTGCTGGTGCTCTTCGTGCGCCGCCAGCGCCGCCGTACGCATCCGCTGGTGGACCTCAAGCTGTTCGCCCGGCCCGCGTTCTCGATCTCCGTCGGCTGTATCGTGCTCGCCCTGCTGGCGCTCGTCGGCCTGGAGCTCATAGCCGCCCAGTACCTCCAGCTCGTGCTCGGGCTCACCCCGCTCGAGACGGGTCTGCGGCTGCTGCCGCTCACCTTCGCCGCCATGGCCGCCGGGCTCGTGGGGTCCCGGATGCTCCAGTGGCTCGGCCCGCGACTCATGGTCGTCATCGGCTTCGCGCTCACCGCGCTCGCCGTTCTCTCGCTCACCGCCATGGGCCAGGCCGACCGGCCCGCCGTGCTCGTCGGCGGCTTCATCGTCCTGGGCTTCGGCCTGGAGACCACGCTCTTCAGCGCGTACGAGTCGATGCTCAACGAGGCGTCGGCCGGTTCGGCGGGCGGCGCGGCCGCCATCGGCGAGACCTCGTACCAGCTCGGCGCCGGTATCGGCATAGCCCTCCTGGGCAGCGTGATGAACGCCGCCTACAAGCCCGGCGTCTCCTCGGTGCCCGGCGTCCCCGCCTCGGCCAGCTCCGACGCGAGCCAGTCGCTGGGCGCCGCGTACAAGGTCTCCGACCGGATCGGCGGCCACACCGGAGAGGCCCTGCGCTCGGCCGCCCGCGGCGCCTTCGTCCACGGTCTGCATGTCACGCTCGCGGTCAGCGCCGTTCTGCTGCTGATGGGGGCGCTCGCCGCGCTGCGGCTGCCCAAGGTCATGGAGTGCGCCGCTGACGACGAGGAGCCCGCCCAGGGCCCCGACCAGCGGGCACCGGGCGGTACGGACACCCCGGCCCGGCGCGACCGCGCCGCCGTCGCCGCCGAGTCCTGA
- a CDS encoding glycosyltransferase family 39 protein: MTDFAQAGTAPLSDDGRPGRAARAALRRAAPALLAYAGTRLLGLVVLAIWGAFADKSPHQLLSARWDSLWYTRIAEEGYGYTIHLPGGAVHSNLAFFPLLPGLERVISAIAPLDAADAGLLVSWVTSLFAAWGIFAIGDLLYGRRVGLTLAVLWGVLPVGIVQSMAYSESLFTALAAWGVYAALTRRWLWAGLFAALAGLTRPVGAAVVAALWAAAAVELLPEGRWRQAWRTRPPVARHHPQGRRFAPPPLRLLAGVVLAPLGWLGYVAWVAVRTGSVTGYFDIQNGWGNGFDGGLAFAGFIGGLLIKPPFVGGLGLLLGVGALIWLAIRCVRQRQPLPLLAYGGAVLVLALAAKGYFGSKPRLLIPAFPLLLPIAVALARLRPVRAALVLGSAGLASAVYGAFWLHGSGPP, encoded by the coding sequence GTGACTGATTTCGCCCAGGCCGGCACCGCGCCGCTCAGCGACGACGGCCGACCGGGCCGCGCCGCTCGGGCCGCGCTGCGCCGGGCCGCCCCAGCATTGCTCGCCTACGCGGGGACGCGCCTGCTCGGGCTCGTGGTTCTCGCGATCTGGGGGGCCTTCGCGGACAAGAGCCCGCACCAGCTCCTCTCGGCGCGCTGGGATTCGCTGTGGTACACCCGCATCGCCGAGGAGGGATACGGCTACACGATCCATCTGCCCGGCGGGGCGGTCCACTCCAACCTGGCGTTCTTCCCCCTGCTCCCCGGCCTGGAGCGAGTGATATCGGCCATAGCCCCGCTGGACGCGGCCGACGCCGGTCTGCTGGTGAGCTGGGTCACGTCCCTGTTCGCCGCCTGGGGGATCTTCGCGATCGGCGATCTGCTGTACGGACGACGGGTGGGCCTCACGCTGGCCGTGCTGTGGGGCGTGCTGCCGGTCGGGATCGTCCAGTCGATGGCGTACTCGGAGTCGCTCTTCACGGCGCTGGCCGCCTGGGGGGTCTATGCGGCGCTCACCCGGCGGTGGCTGTGGGCGGGGCTGTTCGCGGCGCTGGCGGGGCTGACCCGGCCGGTGGGGGCGGCGGTGGTCGCGGCGCTCTGGGCGGCGGCCGCGGTGGAGCTCCTGCCCGAAGGGCGGTGGCGCCAGGCGTGGCGGACACGCCCGCCCGTCGCCCGCCACCACCCTCAAGGGAGGCGCTTCGCGCCGCCACCTCTCCGCCTGCTCGCGGGCGTCGTGCTCGCGCCGCTGGGGTGGCTGGGCTATGTGGCGTGGGTCGCCGTCCGGACCGGCAGCGTCACCGGCTACTTCGACATCCAGAACGGCTGGGGGAACGGCTTCGACGGCGGGCTGGCCTTCGCGGGCTTCATCGGGGGGCTGCTGATCAAGCCGCCCTTCGTGGGCGGGCTCGGGCTGCTGCTCGGTGTCGGGGCGCTGATCTGGCTCGCGATCCGCTGTGTGCGGCAGCGCCAGCCGCTGCCGCTGCTGGCCTACGGCGGGGCGGTGCTGGTCCTGGCGCTGGCCGCGAAGGGCTACTTCGGCTCGAAGCCCCGACTGCTGATACCGGCCTTCCCGCTGCTGCTGCCGATCGCGGTCGCCCTGGCCCGGCTGCGCCCGGTGCGCGCCGCGCTGGTCCTGGGGTCGGCCGGGCTCGCCTCGGCGGTGTACGGCGCCTTCTGGCTGCATGGCTCCGGACCGCCATGA
- a CDS encoding phosphatase PAP2 family protein, with translation MRTEDKLPASEERRPDLARPRMTRTRFWLLGTTLAVYAATVIGVLTTSWLVKLDWQIMLFRPYKQWPEFHTFLDYFVVMGQRGPTAVAVAAWLGWCCYRQRTLRPLLALGTSLLLLNATVGAVKIGFGRLGPHYATTVGSNEMWGTGDIFPSGHTANAVVTWGILAYLATTPVARRVASLIAAGFAFGVGMTTVYLGTHWLSDVVLGWAAGVLVLLALPWLEPAMARAEVLLLTLWRRMREGWAPAPLPSRRPVAGTPLATPRAARDDELPAREPVAVVRSGGATGRGPDGRPHHPVRQHTVRSERTPVTPVGSRRPPHADRVPRATTPFGPSGASRGRTATGG, from the coding sequence GTGCGTACCGAAGACAAGCTCCCCGCGTCCGAGGAGCGAAGGCCCGATCTCGCGCGACCGCGCATGACCCGAACACGCTTCTGGCTGCTCGGGACCACGCTGGCGGTCTACGCGGCGACCGTGATCGGCGTGCTCACCACCTCATGGCTGGTGAAGCTCGACTGGCAGATCATGCTCTTCCGGCCCTACAAGCAGTGGCCCGAGTTCCACACCTTCCTGGACTACTTCGTGGTCATGGGCCAGCGCGGACCCACCGCGGTGGCCGTCGCCGCCTGGCTGGGGTGGTGCTGCTACCGGCAGCGGACCCTGCGCCCGCTGCTGGCGCTGGGCACTTCCCTGCTGCTGCTGAACGCCACCGTGGGCGCCGTGAAGATCGGCTTCGGCCGGCTCGGTCCGCACTACGCGACCACCGTCGGCTCCAATGAGATGTGGGGCACCGGCGATATATTTCCTTCGGGTCACACCGCGAACGCCGTGGTCACCTGGGGGATTCTGGCCTATCTGGCGACCACCCCCGTCGCGCGCCGGGTCGCCTCGCTGATCGCCGCGGGCTTCGCCTTCGGGGTCGGCATGACCACCGTCTACCTCGGCACCCACTGGCTGAGCGATGTGGTGCTGGGCTGGGCCGCCGGGGTGCTGGTGCTGCTGGCGCTGCCGTGGCTGGAGCCCGCCATGGCCCGCGCCGAGGTGCTGCTGCTGACCCTGTGGCGCCGGATGCGCGAGGGCTGGGCGCCCGCGCCGCTGCCGTCCAGGCGGCCGGTCGCCGGGACCCCGCTGGCCACCCCGCGCGCCGCCCGCGACGACGAGCTGCCCGCCCGCGAGCCCGTGGCCGTGGTCCGGTCCGGCGGTGCCACCGGCCGTGGCCCCGACGGGCGGCCCCACCACCCGGTCCGCCAGCACACGGTGCGCTCCGAGCGCACCCCGGTCACCCCGGTCGGCAGCCGCCGGCCGCCGCACGCCGACCGGGTGCCGCGCGCCACGACGCCCTTCGGCCCGTCCGGCGCCTCCCGCGGCCGGACCGCCACCGGAGGCTGA
- a CDS encoding I78 family peptidase inhibitor, producing MGPVPNLPAEPDDDLDSYVGLDARTAEERARARGWSTVRTLPPGAIITMEYLRGRIDFEVDDGTVKRCWRG from the coding sequence ATGGGACCTGTACCGAACCTTCCGGCCGAACCCGACGACGACCTCGACAGCTATGTGGGCCTCGATGCCCGGACCGCCGAGGAGAGGGCGCGCGCACGCGGCTGGAGCACCGTACGGACGCTTCCGCCGGGCGCGATCATCACGATGGAGTATCTGCGCGGGCGGATCGACTTCGAGGTGGACGACGGCACCGTGAAGCGCTGCTGGCGCGGCTGA
- the gvpO gene encoding gas vesicle protein GvpO has product MTDRSDETPEKTAAGGPSPLALLRAAREQLVELTGLYPESLPRLERTDEGWLLEAEVVELERVPETMSLMALYEVILDPDGLLTGYRRLRRYERGRSDRR; this is encoded by the coding sequence ATGACTGACAGATCAGATGAAACCCCCGAGAAGACGGCGGCCGGCGGTCCGAGCCCGCTGGCACTCCTGCGTGCCGCCCGTGAACAGCTCGTCGAGCTGACGGGCCTGTACCCCGAGTCCCTCCCCCGTCTGGAGCGGACCGACGAGGGGTGGCTGCTGGAGGCCGAGGTGGTGGAGCTGGAGCGGGTACCGGAGACGATGAGCCTGATGGCCCTGTACGAGGTGATCCTCGACCCGGACGGCCTGCTCACCGGATACCGCCGCCTCCGCCGCTATGAGCGCGGCCGGAGCGACCGCCGCTGA
- a CDS encoding gas vesicle structural protein GvpA, giving the protein MTTVVPAQQSRGGGGTSGLYDVLELILDRGLVIDAFIRVSLVGIEILKIDIRIVVASVDTYLRFAEACNRLDLESGPSKSPGLPEVVEGITENGARSKTKGALSGAGDTVSKAAQSVADAIRPSDEDEEEEHRRRRPARKAAPRKSEESA; this is encoded by the coding sequence ATGACCACTGTTGTCCCGGCACAGCAATCCAGGGGCGGGGGCGGCACCAGCGGCCTGTACGACGTCCTGGAGCTCATCCTCGACCGAGGGCTGGTGATCGACGCGTTCATCCGCGTCTCCCTCGTCGGCATCGAGATACTCAAGATCGACATCCGGATCGTGGTGGCGAGCGTCGACACCTATCTGCGGTTCGCCGAGGCCTGCAACCGGCTCGACCTGGAGTCGGGCCCGAGCAAGTCCCCCGGCCTGCCCGAGGTCGTCGAGGGCATCACCGAGAACGGCGCGCGGAGCAAGACCAAGGGCGCCCTGTCCGGCGCCGGCGACACCGTCTCCAAGGCCGCCCAGTCCGTGGCCGACGCGATCCGGCCGTCGGACGAGGACGAGGAGGAGGAGCATCGCCGTCGGCGTCCGGCCCGTAAGGCGGCGCCGAGGAAGTCCGAGGAGTCCGCATGA
- a CDS encoding GvpL/GvpF family gas vesicle protein, with product MTTYVYGIARGEVRDLGDRLLGIGDPPLPVRALNQGELAAIVSDCPPELKPRRRDLLAHQHVLAEVSDSRPVLPMRFGSVSSSDDDVRSVLAEHADRYQDQLSRLADRVEYNVKVVHDEDAVLHQVLAEEPELRVMAEANRAAGGGTYEERVRFGELMASAVRAREVRDAKLVEEALAPAAEDVRPGPESGGWFLSLSLLLAKDGADPLLTAAADVERAHPWLKLRINGPLPPYSFVDS from the coding sequence ATGACCACGTATGTCTACGGCATCGCGCGCGGCGAGGTCCGGGACCTGGGCGATCGGCTGCTGGGCATCGGCGACCCTCCGCTGCCGGTCCGGGCGCTGAACCAGGGCGAGCTGGCCGCGATCGTCAGCGACTGCCCGCCGGAGCTCAAGCCCCGGCGCCGCGATCTGCTGGCCCATCAGCATGTGCTGGCCGAGGTGAGCGACTCCCGCCCGGTGCTGCCGATGCGCTTCGGCAGCGTCTCCTCCAGCGACGACGACGTCCGCAGCGTGCTGGCCGAGCACGCCGACCGCTACCAGGACCAGCTCAGCCGGCTGGCCGACCGGGTGGAGTACAACGTCAAGGTCGTGCACGACGAGGACGCGGTGCTCCACCAAGTGCTCGCCGAGGAGCCGGAGTTGCGGGTGATGGCGGAGGCCAACCGGGCGGCCGGCGGCGGCACCTACGAGGAACGGGTGCGCTTCGGCGAGCTGATGGCGAGCGCGGTGCGGGCCCGCGAGGTGCGGGACGCCAAGCTGGTGGAGGAGGCGCTGGCCCCGGCCGCCGAGGACGTGCGCCCCGGCCCGGAGAGCGGCGGCTGGTTCCTCAGCCTGTCCCTGCTGCTCGCCAAGGACGGCGCCGATCCGCTGCTGACGGCCGCCGCCGACGTGGAGCGGGCCCACCCCTGGCTGAAGCTGCGGATCAACGGTCCGCTGCCGCCGTACAGCTTCGTCGACTCCTGA
- a CDS encoding gas vesicle protein GvpG, producing the protein MLRQVVAAAEREYYDPANIQRALAELESQLDQGVIDGQEFERQEDALLDRLEEARQWANGTL; encoded by the coding sequence GTGCTGAGGCAGGTCGTCGCCGCCGCGGAGCGGGAGTACTACGACCCGGCCAACATCCAGCGCGCCCTGGCCGAGCTGGAGTCCCAGCTCGACCAGGGCGTGATAGACGGACAAGAGTTCGAGCGGCAGGAGGATGCGCTGCTCGACCGGTTGGAGGAGGCACGCCAGTGGGCGAACGGGACTCTGTGA
- a CDS encoding gas vesicle protein, with the protein MAGRGEGGANLADILERVLDKGVVIAGDIRINLLDIELLTIKLRLIVASVDKAKEMGIDWWEHDPSLSSRARAEVNGPEKTEVNGPEKTEVTSGENRESAE; encoded by the coding sequence CTGGCCGGCCGCGGCGAGGGCGGGGCCAACCTCGCCGACATCCTGGAGCGGGTGCTCGACAAGGGTGTCGTGATCGCGGGCGATATCCGCATCAATCTGCTCGATATCGAACTTCTCACGATCAAGCTGCGGCTGATCGTGGCCTCGGTCGACAAGGCGAAGGAGATGGGCATCGACTGGTGGGAGCACGACCCGTCGCTCTCGTCACGCGCCCGGGCCGAGGTGAACGGCCCGGAGAAGACCGAGGTGAACGGCCCGGAGAAGACCGAGGTGACCAGCGGGGAGAACCGGGAGAGCGCCGAATGA
- a CDS encoding GvpL/GvpF family gas vesicle protein gives MTEGLRYAYAVVRDTDAPEAALDVLTALEEVPGVAGEPVVAVRHLGLAVLAGAVPAEDFDEGPLRQRLEDMAWLEQVARTHQRVVDTVGAESCVIPVRLATVCQGEEGLRRMLATGRERFASALDRLEGRVEWGVKAYAATPAPEERPAPEGPPAGTPNAPGGMSGRDYLRRRKAQRQAAERRWGDTEEGARLVHDTLSGLAERARLHPPQDPRLSGVSDRNVLNAAYLVRREDSAAFAERVGELAGRTAALRVELTGPWAPYSFTAPDETDARDGAESAGADG, from the coding sequence ATGACCGAAGGACTGCGGTACGCCTACGCGGTCGTGCGCGACACCGACGCGCCGGAGGCCGCCCTGGACGTCCTCACCGCCCTCGAGGAGGTGCCCGGTGTCGCGGGCGAACCGGTGGTGGCCGTGCGCCATCTGGGGCTCGCCGTGCTGGCGGGCGCCGTACCGGCCGAGGATTTCGACGAGGGCCCGCTGCGGCAGCGGCTGGAGGACATGGCGTGGCTGGAGCAGGTGGCCCGGACCCATCAGCGGGTGGTCGACACCGTCGGCGCCGAATCCTGTGTCATACCGGTCCGGCTGGCCACCGTCTGCCAGGGCGAGGAGGGGCTGCGGCGGATGCTCGCCACCGGGCGGGAGCGGTTCGCCTCGGCGCTGGACCGGCTGGAGGGCCGAGTCGAATGGGGCGTCAAGGCGTACGCCGCGACGCCCGCGCCCGAGGAGCGGCCCGCGCCCGAGGGGCCGCCCGCCGGGACCCCGAACGCCCCGGGCGGCATGTCCGGCCGCGACTATCTGCGCCGCCGCAAGGCACAGCGGCAGGCGGCCGAGCGGCGCTGGGGTGATACGGAGGAGGGCGCGCGGCTGGTGCACGACACCCTCAGCGGGCTGGCCGAGCGGGCCCGGCTGCATCCGCCGCAGGACCCCCGGCTGTCGGGGGTGTCCGACCGGAATGTACTGAACGCCGCGTATCTGGTGCGGCGCGAGGACAGCGCCGCCTTCGCCGAACGGGTCGGTGAGCTGGCCGGGCGGACAGCCGCGCTGCGGGTGGAGCTGACCGGCCCCTGGGCGCCGTACTCCTTCACCGCCCCGGACGAGACCGACGCCCGGGACGGAGCCGAGAGCGCGGGGGCGGACGGATGA
- a CDS encoding gas vesicle protein encodes MTMAPEGPLAHQQIALVDVLDRLLAGGVVITGDLTLRIADVDLVRIDLRALISSVNANVPSPWEEP; translated from the coding sequence ATGACGATGGCCCCGGAGGGCCCGTTGGCCCATCAGCAGATCGCCCTGGTGGACGTGCTGGACCGGCTGCTCGCCGGCGGCGTGGTGATCACCGGTGATCTGACCCTGCGGATCGCCGACGTCGATCTGGTCCGCATCGATCTGCGCGCCCTCATCAGCTCGGTCAACGCCAATGTCCCGTCCCCCTGGGAGGAACCGTGA
- a CDS encoding gas vesicle protein K: MSRKVELDQDTVERDLMKLVLTVVELLRQLMERQALRRVDEGDLTEDQEERIGVTLMLLEDRMGTLCERYGIAPSDLNLDLGPLGPLLSPRE; this comes from the coding sequence GTGAGCCGCAAGGTGGAGCTGGATCAGGACACCGTCGAACGCGACCTGATGAAGCTGGTGCTGACCGTCGTGGAGCTGCTGCGCCAGCTCATGGAGCGGCAGGCGCTGCGCCGGGTGGACGAGGGCGATCTGACCGAGGACCAGGAAGAGCGGATCGGGGTCACGCTGATGCTGCTGGAGGACCGGATGGGCACGCTCTGCGAGCGCTACGGCATCGCGCCCTCCGATCTCAATCTGGACCTTGGGCCACTCGGTCCGCTGCTGTCCCCGAGGGAGTGA
- the ctaD gene encoding aa3-type cytochrome oxidase subunit I → MATDTARAAGPAGVTRQGSVLVDWVTTTDHKKIGHLYLVSSFGFFLVGGVLALVMRAELARPGLQIASQEQFNQAFTLHGTIMLLLFATPAFAGFANEIMPLQIGAPDVAFPRLNMLSYWLYLFGGLMVLTGLVVPQGAAAFGWTAYAPLNSAIRSPGVGADLWIMGLALSGFGTILGAVNFLTTIMAMRAPGMTMFRMPIFTWNTLFTSIMILMAFPVLAAALLALETDRRFGAVVFDAQYGGPLLWQHLFWFFGHPEVYIIALPFFGIITEIIPVFSRKPIFGYVTLIGATMAITGLSMVVWAHHMFATGSVLLPFFSLTSFLIAVPTGVKFFNWIGTMLGGSVSLEAPMLWALGFLVSFLFGGLTGVILASPPMDFHVTDTYFVVGHFHYVVFGTVVFAMFAGFYFWWPKFTGKLLDERLARIHFWTLFTGFHTTFLVQHWLGVEGMPRRYADYLAADGFTALNTVSTIGAFLLGLSTLPFLYNVWRTAKYGKKVEVDDPWGFGRSLEWVTSCPPPRHNFTTLPRIRSESPAFDLHHPEVASLEQDRRLKARGSISPGPDPDGP, encoded by the coding sequence ATGGCGACAGACACCGCGCGGGCCGCCGGTCCGGCAGGGGTGACGCGGCAGGGCAGCGTGCTCGTGGACTGGGTCACCACCACCGACCACAAGAAGATCGGGCATCTGTATCTGGTCTCGTCGTTCGGCTTCTTCCTGGTAGGCGGCGTGCTGGCGCTGGTGATGCGCGCCGAGCTGGCCCGCCCGGGCCTGCAGATCGCCTCGCAGGAGCAGTTCAACCAGGCGTTCACCCTGCATGGCACGATCATGCTGCTGCTGTTCGCGACCCCGGCCTTCGCCGGGTTCGCCAACGAGATCATGCCGCTGCAGATCGGCGCGCCCGATGTGGCCTTCCCGCGCCTCAACATGCTGTCGTACTGGCTGTATCTGTTCGGTGGGCTGATGGTGCTGACCGGTCTGGTGGTGCCGCAGGGCGCCGCGGCCTTCGGCTGGACCGCCTATGCCCCGCTCAACAGCGCGATCCGCTCCCCCGGTGTCGGCGCCGATCTGTGGATCATGGGGCTGGCGCTGTCGGGCTTCGGGACGATCCTGGGCGCGGTGAACTTCCTGACCACCATCATGGCGATGCGCGCGCCGGGCATGACGATGTTCCGGATGCCGATCTTCACCTGGAACACCCTCTTCACCTCGATCATGATCCTGATGGCGTTCCCGGTGCTGGCGGCGGCGCTGCTGGCGCTGGAGACGGACCGGCGGTTCGGGGCGGTGGTCTTCGACGCCCAGTACGGCGGGCCGCTGCTGTGGCAGCACCTCTTCTGGTTCTTCGGCCATCCCGAGGTCTACATCATCGCGCTGCCGTTCTTCGGCATCATCACCGAGATCATCCCGGTCTTCTCGCGCAAGCCGATCTTCGGCTATGTGACGCTGATCGGCGCGACCATGGCCATCACCGGACTGTCGATGGTCGTCTGGGCCCACCATATGTTCGCCACGGGATCGGTGCTGCTGCCTTTCTTCTCCCTGACGTCGTTTCTGATCGCGGTGCCGACCGGGGTGAAGTTCTTCAACTGGATCGGCACCATGCTGGGCGGCTCGGTGTCCCTGGAGGCGCCGATGCTGTGGGCGCTCGGGTTCCTGGTGAGCTTTCTCTTCGGGGGGCTCACCGGCGTCATCCTGGCCTCACCGCCCATGGACTTCCATGTCACGGACACCTACTTCGTCGTGGGCCACTTCCACTACGTGGTCTTCGGCACGGTCGTCTTCGCGATGTTCGCGGGGTTCTACTTCTGGTGGCCCAAGTTCACCGGCAAGCTGCTGGACGAGCGGCTGGCCCGGATCCACTTCTGGACCCTGTTCACCGGCTTCCACACCACCTTCCTGGTGCAGCACTGGCTGGGGGTGGAGGGGATGCCGCGCCGCTACGCCGACTATCTGGCGGCGGACGGCTTCACCGCGCTCAACACCGTCTCCACGATCGGCGCCTTCCTGCTGGGCCTGTCGACCCTGCCGTTCCTCTACAACGTCTGGCGGACGGCCAAGTACGGAAAAAAGGTGGAGGTCGACGACCCCTGGGGGTTCGGCCGCTCCCTGGAGTGGGTGACCTCCTGTCCCCCGCCCCGGCACAACTTCACCACGCTGCCCCGGATCCGCTCCGAATCGCCGGCCTTCGATCTGCACCATCCCGAGGTGGCGAGCCTGGAGCAGGACCGGCGGCTCAAGGCGCGGGGCTCGATCAGCCCAGGGCCCGATCCAGACGGTCCCTGA
- a CDS encoding helix-turn-helix transcriptional regulator yields the protein MLETSARLLRLLSLLQAHREWSGADLADRLGVTPRTVRRDVDRLRELGYPVHSAPGTGGGYQLGAGAQLPPLLLDDEEAVAVAVRLRQAAGGGVEGIEETSVRALAKLEQVLPDRLRRRVGALSAFTVPLSGWSPGPGVDPGVLTELAAACRDCHQLRFEYRDHGGALTRRTAEPHRLVAAQRRWYLVAWDVDRADWRTYRVDRITPTPPHGPRFTPRRPPAEDIAAYVARGITTSVYSQRATVLLRVPAERAAERFSPLVGVLEAVDEQSCLLHTGAHGPDVLVLHIALSGFDFEVREPVELNDHIREIRDRLDRALG from the coding sequence ATGCTGGAGACCTCGGCCCGACTGCTCCGCCTGCTCTCCCTGCTGCAGGCCCACCGCGAATGGTCCGGCGCGGATCTCGCCGACCGGCTCGGCGTCACCCCGCGCACCGTGCGCCGCGATGTGGACCGGCTGCGCGAGCTCGGCTACCCCGTGCACTCCGCGCCGGGCACCGGCGGCGGCTATCAGCTCGGCGCGGGCGCCCAGTTGCCGCCGCTGCTGCTGGACGACGAGGAGGCGGTGGCGGTCGCGGTGCGGCTGCGCCAGGCCGCGGGCGGCGGGGTCGAGGGCATCGAGGAGACCTCGGTACGGGCCCTGGCCAAGCTGGAGCAGGTGCTGCCGGACCGGCTGCGCCGCCGGGTGGGCGCGCTGAGCGCCTTCACCGTGCCGCTGTCCGGCTGGAGCCCCGGCCCCGGGGTGGACCCCGGGGTGCTGACCGAGCTGGCCGCCGCCTGCCGGGACTGCCATCAACTGCGCTTCGAGTACCGCGACCACGGCGGTGCCCTCACCCGCCGCACCGCGGAACCGCACCGGCTGGTCGCCGCGCAGCGCCGCTGGTACCTGGTGGCGTGGGACGTCGACCGCGCCGACTGGCGTACGTACCGGGTCGACCGGATCACCCCGACCCCGCCGCACGGCCCCCGGTTCACCCCGCGCCGTCCGCCCGCCGAGGACATCGCCGCCTATGTGGCCCGGGGCATCACCACCTCGGTCTACTCCCAGCGGGCCACTGTGCTGCTGCGGGTGCCCGCCGAGCGGGCGGCCGAGCGGTTCTCGCCCTTGGTGGGGGTGCTGGAGGCCGTCGACGAGCAGAGCTGTCTGCTGCACACCGGCGCCCACGGCCCCGATGTGCTGGTGCTCCATATCGCGCTGAGCGGCTTCGACTTCGAGGTGCGCGAGCCGGTGGAGCTGAACGACCACATCCGGGAGATCAGGGACCGTCTGGATCGGGCCCTGGGCTGA